The genomic segment GGCGCGCGGGTGCTACTGGTCGAGGACCTGGCGACCGACGGCGGCTCGAAGCTCAACTTCGTCGAGGCGCTCAGGACCGCGGGCGCGGAGGTCGCCCACTGCCTGGTGATCTTCCACTACGGCATCTTTCCCCAGTCGGTCGCGGCGCTGGCCGAGCGCGGCGTCACGCTGCACGGGCTGGCCACCTGGTGGGACGCCCTCGAGGCCGCGGAACAGCAGGGCTATCTCTCGAAGAGCGCCGCCCGCGAAGTGCGCGCCTTCCTGGAGGACCCCGAAGACTGGTCGGCGCGGCGCGGCGGCAAGACCAGCGACGACATCGCCGCGGGACGCTGAGTTACTCCGGACCGGGCGGCGGCGGGCGGCCTTCTCCGTAGGCCCGCGAGCCCGGATGGAGGGGGATCGCCCCGTCCGACGAACCGGCCAGGCGGGCGCCCGGCAGCGCGCCGCCGTGACGCGCCAGGGTCTCGCTGACGAGGTAGGCGTGCCGCTCCGGAAAGTCGGGCCGGCTGACCAGGAGATACCCCTCGAAGCCGAACAGCGCGCGCAGGTCGAGGCCGCCGAAATCGTCGAGCGGCGCGCGCCCCGCCGCCAGGGCTGCGGCGTCCTCCGCCGCCAGGATCCCGACGTCGAGCTGGGCGGTGGCCAGGAGGCTCGCCAGGCGCCAGGGGTTGGGCGCCCGGCTGGCGCGGGCCCGGCTGGCCGGCAGGTGCGTGATCAGGGTCTCCGCGACCTGCTTGGACAGGCGGTAGCTCGCCGGATCGGCCTTGCTCGAGCCGATCAGCAGCCGGCGCTTGCGGTAGGCGACCCACTGCCGATAGGGCGTGTGCCCCTGAAGCAGCAGGGCCGCGCCGCCGAGCAGCGCCGCACGCAGCAGAAGGCGGCGGTCCACGGCCTTATTCCGGTCCCGCTCGGAAGACGTTGAGCGGCAGGATCGCCGAGACCGTGTAGTTCGGCACGTCGACCATCTGGCCGATACGCAGATCGACGGCGACGCTGCACAGCACGTAGGCCTGCTCCCGCGTCAGGCCGTGCTCGCGCACCAGGTAGTCGATCATGTCGACCAGGGCGTTGCGTGCGGCCAGGGTCAGGTCCTCGGAGAGGTTCTCCAGGTTCATGATCTTCTTGGAGTCGAGGTAGGCGACGTAGGGCGGGATCATGCCCTTGGCCTTGAGCGGAAAACCGAGCGTCGCGTAGAACTCGGTCGGCGCCAGGGCCTTCAGCTGCGCGCCGCCGGAGAAGTGCGGCGAGGTGACATCCTTGCCCTTGCCCTTGAGCACCTCGACCTGAACGGTCACTGTCGCGCCCATCTCGATCGCCGTGCCAGAGACCTCGCCGTCGCCCTGGGCGAAGTGCACGTCGCCGGCGAAGAGACCGCAGCCCTCGACGAAGCACGGCAGGTAGAGCGTGGTGCCGACCTGCATCTGCTTCACGTCCATGTTGCCGCCGTTCTCGCGCGGCGGAATGGTGCGCAGGCACTCGTCCTTGAAGCTGCCGATCGGTCCGCAGACCTGCTTGGGCAGCGCGCCAAGCGGCTGCGGCATCAGGGCGATGCCGCCCGCCTCGTCGAGGGCGCGCTCGCGGGCCAGCCACTCGCGGATCTCCTCGGGGCCCGGTAGGACGCCGACCGATCCCAGGAAGGGCGCGAAGGGAATGTGGACGCCGGGCATCTGCTCCGAGGTGGCGCCGCGGCGTGAGAGCTTCCAGGCGACGAAATGGGGCTCGGGGAACATGTCGCGCAGGAAACCGAAGCCAGGCACGATCACCGTGTAGCCGAAATCGTCTGGCTCGACGTCGATCAGCGTCACGGCCAGGACGTCGCCGCGCTCGGCGCCGCGCACATAGATCGGCCCCGTCATGGGGTGCACGAGGTTGAGGTCGAGCGCCGTGACGTCGTCGGCGTTGGAGTCCCAGGTCAGATCGCTGTCCAGCGCGTCCCGGGTCTCGATGGTGATGAAGTCCTCCGGGTTGACCTCGAGCACCGGCTTGATTTCAGGGTGGTAGCGGTTGAAGCAGTTGGGATCGTCCGCGCAGTGCGGCCCAGCCTTGGCCAGCACCGCCTTGGAGCGCCACTGGACGTCGGAGGTATCGGCCCTGGCCGACGCTGCCGCGCACAGGGCGAGCGAAGCGGCCACGAGGCCAGAGGTGAATACACGCATCTCCATCCTCCTTCGTTTCAAGACGCGGCTTGCGGAAGATCGCGGTCGGATGTTCATGGCCCCCTGCAGGATGCGGCGGGCTTCTTCGGAGCGACCGAGACTCTAGGCAGGAAGCCTCCGGCGTTCAAGCCGCGCTGGGCGCCTTTGGACTCTCGCGTTCCCGCGGGGACCGGGCGGGTCACGATGGGGCTCGGTGTCGAGTTTCGTGGGCAAGCCCGCTCCGCTTGAGTAGGATCGCCCGGCGATTCGGATGAGACTCGATCGGAAGAGAATGATGCGCTTTCTCCTTGCAGTCTTCATGACCCTCGGCCTGCTGGCGCCGGCCGCGGGCGCGCGCGCCCAAGACGGCGAGCTCAAGATCGGGATGACCCAGTTCCCCTCGACCCTGCATCCGGCGATCGACTCCATGCTGGCCAAGAGCTACGTGCTGGCCATGGCGCGGCGGCCCTTCACCATCTTCGACCACGACTGGGAACTGGCTTGCATGCTCTGCACCGAACTGCCGACCCTGGAGAACGGCCTGGCGAAGAGGCAGGCGCTGGCGGACGGCGGCGAAGGCATCGCACTGACCTACACGATCCAGCCGGAGGCGACCTGGGGCGACGGCACGCCGGTCACGACAAATGACGTGCTCTTCACCTGGAAGTTCGGCCGCCACCCTCAATCGGGCGTGGGTAACGCGGAACTCTTCAACCGACTTCTCAAGATCGACGTGGCCGACGCGAAGACCTTTACGCTCCACGTCGACCGCATCACCTACGAATACAACGCGATCAACGACTTCCGCATCCTGCCGGCGCACCTCGAGGAGGCGATCTTCGACGCCGGTCCGGCCGAGTACCGCAACCGCACGACCTACGACAGCGACCCGACCAACCCCGGCCTCTACTACGGCCCCTATCGCATCGTCGAGGTGGTCAAGGGCTCGCACCTGGCGCTGGAGAAGAACCCGACCTGGTACGGCGCGCCGCCCGCCTTCGACCGCATCGTCGTACGGGCGATCCAGAACACGGCGGCGCTGGAGGCCAACTTGCTGTCCGGCGCGGTCGACATGGTGGCTGGCGAGCTCGGGCTCTCGGTCGACCAGGCGATCGCCTTCGAGAAACGCCACGGCCAGAAGTACGCGGTCTCCTACAAGGCCGGGCTGATCTACGAGCACATCGACCTGAACCGGGACAACCCGATCCTGCAGGACGAGCGGGTGCGCCGCGCCCTGATCCACGCGATCGATCGCGACGCGATCAGCGAGCGCCTCTTCGACGGCAAGCAGCCGCCGGCCCACGGCTCGGTCTCGCCCCTCGACTGGGTGCACGATCCGGACATCCCGGTCTACGCGCACGACCCCGACAAGGCGGAGGCCCTCCTGGACGAGGCGGGCTGGAGCGTCAAGAAGGGCGGCATCCGCCACAACGCGGCGGGCGAGAAGCTGACCCTCGAGATCATGACCACCGCCGGCAACCGTATCCGCGAGCTGGTCCAGCAGGTCCTGCAGAGCCAGTGGCGCAAGGTCGGCATCGACATGCGGATCCGCAACGAGCCGGCCCGGGTCTTCTTCGGCCAGACCATGACCAAGCGGAAGTTCCCCGCCCTCGGGATGTACGCCTGGCTGTCGAGTCCGGAGAACGTGCCCTGGACTACGCTGCACTCGACCATGATCCCGGCCGAGGAGAACGGCTGGGCCGGCCAGAACTACCCGGGCTACGTCAACCCGGAGATGGACGAGATCCTGGACAAGATGGAGCGCGAGCTGGACCGCGAGAAGCGCCGGGCGCTCTGGCACCGCATGCAGGCGATCTACGTGCGCGACCTGCCGGCGCTGCCGCTCTACTGGCGCGCCGAGCCCTACATCCTGCCGAAGTGGCTCAAGGGCCTCCGTGCGACCGGCCATCAGTACACCACAACCCACTGGGTCGAGGAATGGCGCCGCGCGGCGGAGTAGGAAACAACAGTCTTCCTTGTCATTGCCGGGCTTGACCCGGCAATCTAGGTCGTGATTGCGGTTTTAGAGCGGATCATGTTTGGGTCGGAACCACTCATGGTTTCGGCCAAACATGTGAATCCGCTCTACATCCTAGAGTTAGAGCAGATTCACGCGATTGAATGGATCGCCCCGGGCGAGTCCACTCAATCACGATCTGCTCCAGGGCCCTGGACCCTCGGGTCAAGCCCGAGGGTGACAAGAATGGTCGTCACGGTATTGGCCCACGTGAACTGAATGCTGACCTACATCGCCCAGCGCCTCTTCGAGTCGGCGGTCGTCCTGCTGATCATGTCCTTCGTGATCTACGGCCTGATCGGGCTCATGCCGGGCGACCCGATCGACCTCATGATCACGGCGAACCCGGACCTGACGCCGGCCGACGCGGAGCGCCTGCGCGCGGTCTACGGGCTCGACCAGCCGCTGCTGCAGCGCTACGGCGCCTGGCTGAGCGCCGCGCTGACCGGCGATTTCGGGTACTCCCGGCTCTTCGCCGAGCCGGTGCTCGACGTCCTGGCGCCGCGCCTCTGGAACACCACGCTGCTGATGGGCCTCAGCTTTCTCTTCGCCCTGGCGCTCGCCCTGCCCGCGGGCATCGTCGCGGCGCTCAGGCCCCGTTCCGCGCTCGACCACGGGGTCAACATGGTCGCCTTCGCCGGCATCTCCGTGCCGCCCTTCTGGCTCGCCATCCTGCTGATCATCCTCTTCGCCGTGATCCTGGGCTGGCTGCCGGCCGGCGGCATGGGGATGGAGGGCGGCGGCGGTTTCCTCGCGCGGCTAGAACACGCGGTGCTGCCCGTGCTGGCGCTCACCCTGGTCACGGTCGGCGGCATCATCCGCTTCGTGCGCGCCGCCATGATCGAGGCGCTGCGCCAGGACTACGTCCGCACGGCGCGGGCCAAGGGCCTGGGCTCCGCCCGCATCGTCCTCGGCCACGTGCTGCGCAACGCCATGATCCCGGTGACCACGATCCTGGCGCTCAACTTCGGCACGCTGTTCTCCGGGGCGCTGATCACCGAGACCATGTTCGGCTGGCTCGGCATGGGCAAGACGATCTACGACGCCATCATGGGCAACGACTACAACCTGGCGCTGGTCGGCCTGCTCTTCGCCACCCTCGTCACCCTGCTGGCCAACCTACTGGCCGACCTCTGCTACACCTGGCTCGACCCCCGGATCAGCTACCGATGAGCGGGCCCGGAGACAGCCGGCTGGCGGCAGAGAGCGCGGCGGTCCTCGGGCCCTCGCTCTCGCCCGGCCGCCTGCTCCGGCGCCGCTTCCTGCGCCACGGCGTGGCGGTGGCGAGCCTCCTGGGGCTGGTCCTGCTGGCGCTCGCGGTGCTGGCCGCGCCCCTGGTCGAGGCTCTGCTCGGCGTCGACGGCCAGGCGGTCGACCTCTTCAACATCAAGCAGCCGCCTTCGGCGGCGCACCCCCTCGGTACCGACGAACTCGGCCGCGACCTCCTGGTGCGGCTGCTCTACGGCGGCCGGATCTCCCTCCTGGCCGGGATCGCCGCCGCGCTCTGCGCGGCCGTGATCGGCACGGTGATCGGCATCCTGGCGGGCTACTACGGCGGCTGGCTCGACGGCCTGCTGATGCGCCTGACCGACGGCGTGATCGCCTTGCCGCTGCTGCCGCTCCTGATCGTCTTGGCCGCTATCGACCTCAACAAGCTGGGGCTGCCCCAGAGCTGGGCGGAGTCCGAAAACGCCAGCTTCTACCGCATCGTCGTGCTGATCGCCCTGGTCGGCTGGACCACGGTGGCGCGCCTGGTGCGCGGCAACACCCTCTCGATGCGCGAGCGGGAGTTCGTCCGCGCCGCCCACGCGCTGGGCGCCGGCGGCTTCCGGATCATGGTCCGCCACATCCTGCCCAACGTGGTCTCGCCAATCATCGTCGCGACCACGCTCTCGATCGGCAACATCGTCCTGCTGGAGTCGGTGCTCAGCTTCCTGGGCCTCGGCATCCAGCCGCCGATCCCCTCCTGGGGCAACATGCTGACCGGCGCCCAGGAGCTGATCTGGGACGCACCCATGCTGGCGGTCTGGCCGGGCCTCTTGATCTTCGTGACCGTGATCGCCTTCAACTTTCTCGGCGACGGCCTCCAGGACGCGCTCGACCCGCGCGCGATCCTGGAGCGGGACTGATCAGCCGTCCCGCGGCAAGGCCTTCTCGACCAGGGTCGCCCAGTAGCTGGCGCCGACGATCGCGGCCTCGTCGTTGAAGTCGTAGTGCGGGTTGTGCACCGCGCAGCCGCCGGGGCCGCCCTTGTCGCCGTTGCCGAGCCAGATGTAGCAGCCCGGCCTCTCCTGCAGCATGAAGGCGAAGTCCTCGGAGCCCATCAGCGGCTCGGCGTCGGCTTCGACCCGCTCGGCGCCGACCACCTCGGCCGCCACCGTGGCGGCAAAGCGGCTCTCCTTCTCGCTGTTCACCAGGGCCGGATAACGGGTCTCGTAGCGGACCTGGGCCTCGGCGCCGTGGGCGCCGGCGATGCCGTCGCAGAGCCGGCGGATGTCGGCCTCGATCATGTCGGCCACCTCCGGCTTGAAGGCCCGGGTCGTGCCGCGCAGCACGGCCTCGTTGGGGATGACGTTCCAGGTATCGCCGGCGTGGAACTGGGTGACGCTGAGCACGGCCGTGTCGATCGGATCGACCCTCCGGCTGACGATGGTCTGCAGGGCCGTGACGATCTGGCTGGCGACCACGACGGGGTCGATGCCCTGGTAAGGCATGGCGGCGTGCGACCCCTTCCCGGTCACCGTGATCTCAAAGATATTGAAGGCCGCCATGGCCGGGCCGGCGCGCAGGCCGATCTCGCCGACCGGCCGCCCCGGCTGATTGTGCAGGCCGTAGACCGCCTCGACCGGAAACTTGTCGAACAAACCCTCCTCGACCATGACCCGGCCGCCGCCCTCGTTCTCCTCGGCGGGCTGGAAGATGAAGCAGACCGTGCCGTCGAAGTTGCGGGTCTCCGAAAGGTACTTGGCGGCCCCCAGCAGCATCGCGGTGTGGCCGTCGTGGCCGCAGGCGTGCATCTTGCCCTGATGTCTCGATTTGTGCGCGAAGTCGTTGAGTTCCTGGATGTGCAGCGCGTCGAGGTCGGCCCGCAGGCCGATCGACCGACCGCCGTCCTTGCGACCTTTGAGCACGCCGACCACGCCGGTGCCGGCCAGGCCGCGGTGGACCTCGATGCCGAAGTCGTCCAGGCGCGCCGCCACGAAGTCGGCGGTGCGGTGCTCCTCGAAGGCGGTCTCGGGGTGGGCGTGGATGTCGCGCCGCCAGGCGGCCATCTCGTCGTGGAACTCGGCAATACGGTTGATGACCGGCATGTCCTCCCCCTTCTCCCTGCGGCTCTTTAGGGAAAGGTAGAGGCTTCGCCCAGGCCGGACAACTGCCGACGCCGTGGGTGGCCTTTAATCGCGCCGTAACGCTAGAATAACGGATATGGGACGCCGGCCGCCTGGCAGGAGAAGCGTCCGCAGAGAACCGGGTCGAAGCCTCCCCAAAGGCGGCCCCCGCAACGCAAAGGAGCCCCCTTCTTGGTCGACAAGGCGATGATCCATCCGGTGATTCTCTCCGGCGGCGCGGGCAC from the Kiloniellales bacterium genome contains:
- a CDS encoding ABC transporter permease gives rise to the protein MSGPGDSRLAAESAAVLGPSLSPGRLLRRRFLRHGVAVASLLGLVLLALAVLAAPLVEALLGVDGQAVDLFNIKQPPSAAHPLGTDELGRDLLVRLLYGGRISLLAGIAAALCAAVIGTVIGILAGYYGGWLDGLLMRLTDGVIALPLLPLLIVLAAIDLNKLGLPQSWAESENASFYRIVVLIALVGWTTVARLVRGNTLSMREREFVRAAHALGAGGFRIMVRHILPNVVSPIIVATTLSIGNIVLLESVLSFLGLGIQPPIPSWGNMLTGAQELIWDAPMLAVWPGLLIFVTVIAFNFLGDGLQDALDPRAILERD
- a CDS encoding acetamidase/formamidase family protein, with the protein product MRVFTSGLVAASLALCAAASARADTSDVQWRSKAVLAKAGPHCADDPNCFNRYHPEIKPVLEVNPEDFITIETRDALDSDLTWDSNADDVTALDLNLVHPMTGPIYVRGAERGDVLAVTLIDVEPDDFGYTVIVPGFGFLRDMFPEPHFVAWKLSRRGATSEQMPGVHIPFAPFLGSVGVLPGPEEIREWLARERALDEAGGIALMPQPLGALPKQVCGPIGSFKDECLRTIPPRENGGNMDVKQMQVGTTLYLPCFVEGCGLFAGDVHFAQGDGEVSGTAIEMGATVTVQVEVLKGKGKDVTSPHFSGGAQLKALAPTEFYATLGFPLKAKGMIPPYVAYLDSKKIMNLENLSEDLTLAARNALVDMIDYLVREHGLTREQAYVLCSVAVDLRIGQMVDVPNYTVSAILPLNVFRAGPE
- a CDS encoding ABC transporter permease; translated protein: MLTYIAQRLFESAVVLLIMSFVIYGLIGLMPGDPIDLMITANPDLTPADAERLRAVYGLDQPLLQRYGAWLSAALTGDFGYSRLFAEPVLDVLAPRLWNTTLLMGLSFLFALALALPAGIVAALRPRSALDHGVNMVAFAGISVPPFWLAILLIILFAVILGWLPAGGMGMEGGGGFLARLEHAVLPVLALTLVTVGGIIRFVRAAMIEALRQDYVRTARAKGLGSARIVLGHVLRNAMIPVTTILALNFGTLFSGALITETMFGWLGMGKTIYDAIMGNDYNLALVGLLFATLVTLLANLLADLCYTWLDPRISYR
- a CDS encoding peptide ABC transporter substrate-binding protein; this encodes MMRFLLAVFMTLGLLAPAAGARAQDGELKIGMTQFPSTLHPAIDSMLAKSYVLAMARRPFTIFDHDWELACMLCTELPTLENGLAKRQALADGGEGIALTYTIQPEATWGDGTPVTTNDVLFTWKFGRHPQSGVGNAELFNRLLKIDVADAKTFTLHVDRITYEYNAINDFRILPAHLEEAIFDAGPAEYRNRTTYDSDPTNPGLYYGPYRIVEVVKGSHLALEKNPTWYGAPPAFDRIVVRAIQNTAALEANLLSGAVDMVAGELGLSVDQAIAFEKRHGQKYAVSYKAGLIYEHIDLNRDNPILQDERVRRALIHAIDRDAISERLFDGKQPPAHGSVSPLDWVHDPDIPVYAHDPDKAEALLDEAGWSVKKGGIRHNAAGEKLTLEIMTTAGNRIRELVQQVLQSQWRKVGIDMRIRNEPARVFFGQTMTKRKFPALGMYAWLSSPENVPWTTLHSTMIPAEENGWAGQNYPGYVNPEMDEILDKMERELDREKRRALWHRMQAIYVRDLPALPLYWRAEPYILPKWLKGLRATGHQYTTTHWVEEWRRAAE
- a CDS encoding orotate phosphoribosyltransferase produces the protein GARVLLVEDLATDGGSKLNFVEALRTAGAEVAHCLVIFHYGIFPQSVAALAERGVTLHGLATWWDALEAAEQQGYLSKSAAREVRAFLEDPEDWSARRGGKTSDDIAAGR
- a CDS encoding M20 aminoacylase family protein — its product is MPVINRIAEFHDEMAAWRRDIHAHPETAFEEHRTADFVAARLDDFGIEVHRGLAGTGVVGVLKGRKDGGRSIGLRADLDALHIQELNDFAHKSRHQGKMHACGHDGHTAMLLGAAKYLSETRNFDGTVCFIFQPAEENEGGGRVMVEEGLFDKFPVEAVYGLHNQPGRPVGEIGLRAGPAMAAFNIFEITVTGKGSHAAMPYQGIDPVVVASQIVTALQTIVSRRVDPIDTAVLSVTQFHAGDTWNVIPNEAVLRGTTRAFKPEVADMIEADIRRLCDGIAGAHGAEAQVRYETRYPALVNSEKESRFAATVAAEVVGAERVEADAEPLMGSEDFAFMLQERPGCYIWLGNGDKGGPGGCAVHNPHYDFNDEAAIVGASYWATLVEKALPRDG